The Papaver somniferum cultivar HN1 unplaced genomic scaffold, ASM357369v1 unplaced-scaffold_83, whole genome shotgun sequence genome has a segment encoding these proteins:
- the LOC113345781 gene encoding uncharacterized protein LOC113345781 has product MNDVNVPQGSSSSNPYVPPHKNSLEDTLHTFMQGQTQINQNVMKTLDELKTSIVRIESRLNVREKGAFPDQTQPNPKGQFEVKNSNLEQSNVVTTLRSGKVIETPMKVNEPEKSLKLKSSHSDIQNEQSEIHKKMHAPFPNRLLSTKQLADNKDILDVFQQVKINIPLLSVIKQVSPYAKFLKDLCTVKRKHNVQKKAFLTEQLGLGELKPTSVTLQLADSIEIHIILGRPFLATANALINCRNSIMNLSFGNMIVELKIFDACKYPSGDDDIHEVSMIETIVQEKLSHLEARDALESSLLNILDFDEDGSIE; this is encoded by the exons ATGAATGATGTTAATGTTCCTCAAGGGTCTTCATCTAGTAACCCTTATGTGCCACCTCATAAGAATTCTCTTGAGGATACTTTACATACTTTTATGCAGGGACAGACACAGATAAATCAGAATGTTATGAAGACTTTAGATGAACTGAAAACTAGCATAGTTAGAATTGAATCACGACTCAATGTTAGGGAGAAAGGGGCATTTCCTGACCAAACTCAACCTAACCCGAAAGGCCAATTTGAGGTTAAAAATTCTAACTTGGAGCAATCTAATGTTGTCACCACTCTTAGAAGTGGTAAGGTAATTGAGACTCCGATGAAGGTGAACGAACCTGAGAAGTCTCTGAAGCTTAAGAGTAGTCACAGTGATATTCAAAATGAACAATCTGAAATTCATAAGAAAATGCATGCTCCATTTCCTAATCGTTTGTTGTCTACTAAACAGTTGGCTGATAATAAGGATATCCTTGATGTTTTTCAGCAGGTGAAGATCAACATACCTCTCTTGAGTGTGATTAAGCAAGTTTCACCTTACGCCAAGTTCTTGAAGGATCTCTGCACGGTCAAGAGGAAGCACAATGTGCAGAAAAAGGCATTCCTCACGGAACAG TTGGGCTTAGGTGAATTAAAACCCACCTCGGTCACTCTACAACTTGCAGACAG TATTGAAATACATATCATTTTAGGTCGCCCTTTCCTTGCAACTGCCAATGCTTTGATTAATTGTCGAAACAGTATAATGAATCTTTCGTTTGGTAACATGATCGTTGAATTAAAAATCTTTGATGCATGTAAATACCCAAGTGGTGATGATGATATTCATGAGGTTAGTATGATTGAAACAATTGTGCAGGAAAAGTTATCTCATCTAGAAGCTAGGGATGCATTAGAATCCAGTCTTCTTAACATTTTGGATTTCGATGAGGATGGATCCATTGAATAA
- the LOC113345782 gene encoding uncharacterized protein LOC113345782, with the protein MADEAARLAAEAEDARIVAEAATNVDGPRTLRDYLQPERTSTPSCIVLPANVGNVSIKYGQIQALPKFHGLDSESPYKHLKEFDEVCTTMPFVAVTQDVVKLKLFPFSLKEKAKTWLHSLRPNTIRTWNEMTREFLKKFFSIHKTTTLRKNIMNFYQNEHESFFECWERFKDLLSRCPRHGYEIWRVINFFYEGMNSGMHQFVEMMCSEKFLNKSPDDAWSYFDSLAENAQNWDTSGTADGNKSKALASSRHGMYVLNEEHDLNAKIASLHRKVDAIQKPNLVKVVDPVEHACGICESLEHYTKDCPTIPAFQEVLHDQANSMDTYKRPFSSPYSETYNPNWRKNPTMNGVNVPQGSSSSNPYVPPHKNSLEDTLHTFMQGQTQINQNVMKTLDELKTSIVRIESRLNVREKGTLPAQTQPNPKGKNSNLEQANVVTTLRSGKVIETPMKVDEPEKSPKLKSSHNDIQNEQSEIDKKVHAPFPRRLSSSTKQLADNKDILDVFQQVKINIPLLSVIKQFPAYAKFLNDLCTVKRKHNVQKKAFLTEQVSSIHQHNTPPKYKDPRCPTISCIIGDFMIKQALLDLGASVNLLPFSVYEQFGLGGLKPTSVTLQLADRSVKVPRGVVENVLIQIDKFYYPVDFIVLDTQLVANASKEIHVILGRPFLATANALINCRTGIMNLSFGNMTVELNIFDACKDPGGKDDIHEVNMVETCVQ; encoded by the coding sequence ATGGCAGATGAAGCTGCGAGATTAGCGGCTGAGGCTGAAGATGCTAGAATTGTTGCTGAAGCCGCAACCAATGTTGATGGACCTAGAACCCTTAGAGATTATTTGCAGCCGGAAAGGACTTCTACACCTTCTTGTATAGTTCTTCCGGCTAATGTTGGCAACGTGTCGATTAAGTATGGGCAGATACAAGCACTGCCTAAGTTTCACGGATTGGACTCCGAGAGTCCATACAAACATTTGAAAGAATTTGATGAGGTCTGTACTACTATGCCTTTTGTTGCTGTGACTCAAGATGTTGTAAAACTGAAATTGTTTCCATTTTCTCTCAAGGAGAAAGCTAAGACTTGGCTGCATTCTTTGCGGCCAAATACCATTAGGACATGGAATGAAATGACTAGAGAgtttttgaaaaagtttttttCTATTCATAAAACCACCACTCTTCGCAAAAATATTATGAATTTTTATCAAAATGAACATGAGTCTTTTTTCGAGTGTTGGGAAAGGTTTAAAGACTTACTTTCTAGATGCCCTCGGCATGGTTATGAAATTTGGAGAGTTATTAACTTCTTTTATGAGGGTATGAATTCTGGTATGCATCAGTTTGTTGAAATGATGTGTAGTGAGAAATTTCTGAATAAGTCACCTGATGATGCTTGGAGTTATTTCGATTCACTAGCTGAAAATGCCCAAAATTGGGACACTTCAGGCACAGCGGATGGAAATAAGTCCAAAGCTTTAGCTAGTTCTAGGCATGGAATGTATGTGTTGAATGAAGAACATGACTTGAATGCTAAGATTGCTAGTTTGCATCGGAAAGTTGATGCGATTCAGAAACCAAATCTGGTTAAGGTAGTTGATCCGGTCGAACATGCTTGTGGTATTTGCGAAAGTCTTGAACACTACACTAAGGATTGTCCTACAATTCCAGCATTTCAGGAAGTGTTACATGACCAAGCAAATTCCATGGATACTTATAAAAGACCATTTAGCTCCCCATATTCAGAAACGTACAATCCAAATTGGCGAAAAAATCCTACAATGAATGGTGTTAATGTTCCCCAAGGGTCTTCATCTAGTAACCCTTATGTGCCACCTCATAAGAATTCTCTTGAGGATACTTTACATACTTTTATGCAGGGACAGACACAGATAAATCAGAATGTTATGAAGACTTTAGATGAGCTGAAAACTAGCATAGTTAGAATTGAATCACGTCTCAATGTTAGGGAGAAGGGGACATTGCCTGcccaaactcaacccaacccaaAAGGAAAAAATTCTAACTTGGAGCAAGCTAATGTTGTCACCACTCTTAGAAGTGGTAAGGTGATTGAGACTCCAATGAAGGTGGACGAACCTGAGAAGTCTCCGAAGCTTAAGAGTAGTCACAATGATATTCAAAATGAACAATCTGAAATTGATAAGAAAGTGCATGCTCCATTTCCTCGTCGTTTATCATCGTCTACTAAACAATTGGCTGATAATAAGGATATCCTTGATGTTTTTCAGCAGGTGAAGATCAACATACCTCTCTTGAGTGTGATCAAGCAATTTCCAGCCTACGCCAAGTTCTTGAATGATCTCTGCACGGTCAAGAGGAAGCACAATGTGCAGAAAAAGGCATTTCTCACGGAACAGGTAAGTTCTATTCATCAACACAACACTCCTCCCAAATATAAAGATCCGAGATGCCCTACTATTTCTTGTATAATAGGGGATTTCATGATCAAACAAGCACTTCTAGATCTGGGAGCTAGTGTAAACCTCCTACCTTTCTCGGTTTATGAGCAGTTTGGCTTAGGTGGATTAAAACCCACCTCAGTCACTCTACAACTTGCGGACAGATCCGTTAAAGTACCGAGAGGGGTAGTTGAGAATGTGTTAATTCAAATCGATAAATTTTACTATCCGGTGGATTTTATCGTTTTGGATACTCAACTTGTAGCTAATGCTAGTAAAGAAATACATGTCATCTTAGGTCGTCCTTTTCTTGCAACTGCAAATGCCttgattaattgtcgaactggaatAATGAATCTTTCATTTGGAAATATGACTGTTGAGTTGAACATATTTGATGCATGTAAAGATCCAGGTGGTAAAGATGATATTCATGAAGTTAATATGGTTGAAACATGTGTGCAGTAA